A genome region from Synergistaceae bacterium includes the following:
- the lpxB gene encoding lipid-A-disaccharide synthase, producing MKNIFISCGEVSGDIYAADLIRELLKISPDTKIWGMLGTESEKAGGHAKWSYEELKLMGIIEILPAIPRILRLKNNIVREVIKSNPDSVILIDSPDFNLILARSLRKSGYSNKIISLIPPTVWAWRSGRVKNLKRDFDLCLPLFLFEHKFLIDHGVNSLWKAHPLVHDLQDIKISQEFADRFAGKKIIALMPGSRRYDINFHLDILLGTAEILRGKNYCPVFSIAQGLTKNLADNLRERVKDSGFDFWEGSGRELMLASQAVAGVSGTVAVEAMLLGRYMVVIYNMKKLTHAILKCLVHVEKISIPNYLTSRQLYPELLCGDARPDKIVNELEKYLLDSARKSEIDSGLIEAKNLMGTDNAAEFWAKCVINS from the coding sequence ATGAAGAATATATTTATTTCATGCGGAGAAGTCAGCGGGGATATTTACGCAGCCGATTTGATTCGGGAATTGTTAAAGATTTCGCCCGACACAAAAATATGGGGGATGCTCGGAACTGAAAGCGAGAAAGCCGGCGGCCATGCAAAATGGAGCTATGAAGAGTTAAAGCTCATGGGAATAATTGAAATTTTGCCCGCGATTCCCAGAATCCTGCGCCTGAAAAATAATATCGTCCGTGAAGTAATAAAATCGAATCCTGATTCAGTAATATTAATTGACAGTCCCGACTTTAATTTGATTCTGGCGCGTTCTTTACGCAAATCCGGTTACAGCAATAAAATAATTTCTCTGATTCCTCCTACTGTGTGGGCTTGGCGTTCAGGAAGAGTCAAGAATCTCAAGCGCGACTTTGATTTATGCCTGCCTTTATTCTTGTTTGAACATAAATTTTTGATTGATCACGGCGTTAATTCCCTATGGAAAGCACATCCCCTCGTTCATGATTTACAGGATATTAAAATCTCTCAAGAGTTCGCTGATAGATTCGCCGGAAAAAAAATTATAGCCTTAATGCCCGGAAGCCGCCGCTATGATATAAATTTTCACTTGGATATATTGCTCGGAACTGCTGAAATTTTGCGCGGAAAAAATTATTGTCCTGTATTCTCGATAGCTCAGGGACTCACAAAAAATTTAGCTGATAATCTGCGTGAACGTGTTAAGGATTCCGGCTTTGATTTCTGGGAAGGGAGCGGGCGTGAGTTAATGCTGGCTTCTCAAGCAGTTGCCGGAGTCTCAGGAACAGTAGCAGTTGAAGCTATGTTACTTGGCCGCTATATGGTAGTAATTTATAACATGAAAAAATTGACTCACGCGATATTAAAGTGTCTCGTTCATGTCGAAAAAATTTCAATCCCGAATTATTTAACGAGCCGACAATTATACCCCGAATTATTATGCGGTGATGCTAGACCCGATAAAATAGTGAATGAACTTGAGAAATATTTACTTGACAGCGCGAGAAAAAGCGAGATAGATTCAGGCTTAATTGAGGCAAAAAATTTAATGGGTACTGACAACGCCGCCGAGTTCTGGGCAAA
- the lpxI gene encoding UDP-2,3-diacylglucosamine diphosphatase LpxI (LpxI, functionally equivalent to LpxH, replaces it in LPS biosynthesis in a minority of bacteria.) produces the protein MSIALIAGEGILPVEIAKKLQTVQGKILILTLRGDPEALKPYASKLIKMRVPNLGRALREIKNFGDDSLIMAGRVPKKIIYCLPLLFDKITRSVLKKSLRDDHSLLGGVVKVFESHGIQVIPYWQILPEFIASQGKLTSREPTKSEFYDIESGIKILRVTLPCSFGQAVCMAGGAVVAIEAMEGTDMMIKRAGSLSGRGVVVKMIREDQDLRYDLPTVGTRTLENMHESGLTCLAVESGKTLILEPEKFFNLAEKFNIAVWGI, from the coding sequence ATGAGTATAGCATTAATAGCAGGTGAGGGAATATTACCCGTTGAAATCGCTAAAAAACTTCAGACCGTGCAGGGGAAGATTTTAATATTGACTCTGCGCGGAGATCCTGAGGCACTCAAACCCTACGCAAGCAAGTTAATCAAAATGAGAGTCCCGAATCTTGGCCGGGCTTTACGTGAAATAAAAAATTTCGGCGATGACTCGTTAATAATGGCCGGGCGGGTTCCTAAGAAAATTATTTACTGCTTACCGTTATTATTTGACAAGATAACGCGTTCAGTCCTGAAAAAAAGTTTACGCGATGATCATTCTTTACTGGGTGGAGTCGTTAAAGTTTTTGAGTCACATGGGATTCAAGTTATACCATATTGGCAGATTTTGCCGGAGTTCATAGCAAGCCAGGGCAAATTAACGAGCCGCGAACCCACTAAAAGCGAATTCTATGACATTGAAAGCGGTATAAAAATTTTGCGCGTAACACTTCCATGTTCATTCGGTCAAGCTGTGTGCATGGCCGGCGGGGCAGTAGTAGCAATTGAGGCTATGGAAGGCACCGACATGATGATAAAGCGCGCGGGGAGTCTTTCAGGACGTGGCGTTGTCGTGAAAATGATTCGTGAAGATCAAGATTTGCGTTACGATTTGCCGACGGTGGGAACTCGAACACTTGAGAATATGCACGAGTCCGGCTTAACTTGTCTTGCTGTTGAATCTGGTAAGACTTTAATCTTAGAGCCGGAAAAATTTTTTAATTTAGCTGAAAAATTTAATATAGCAGTCTGGGGAATATAA
- a CDS encoding DUF4139 domain-containing protein yields MKNFIISLAIIASFASIAAASEVKITALDFYPSGAKFTFNAEIDNNSKFEAILPGAFKADSVRLLNPEDVHGNIKVETRSRTKWIPDSLAELNSRFEAQSRTIDELNARKAALEQTLTLLKNSSPETARPEKLLEFIRDAQDLRLETENELAALKITLEQEKAKLTALRSELNSRSPANEKSYLVISGQANKPVKFEAFTSSATWRPNYILNLNSNTGDIDVKMFIRASQKTGLDYNGRMTLHTKTPDERIIIPELKPLKVAIKPKEENLARVGNARFSRNNSQYKSANMDMAAPMMMMEDTEIEPEIMQAPAVKETLSDRIINIQGLMTGDGKDSEFEVIRSALILESDPVILLIPEQRNNAWIIAEMDDDNEHLIPGNAELRVDNTTTGKIFIEEFGQGQKNIPFGYIDQITVKKEALITKKGVSWFSGVSTNGYKLEITNGTKTEKEIIIRDRLPVPTDEKIKLDIKRIEPKEEKKDNNNILEWELKIPAGETANIIVDYTLSYPSGEELRYGTK; encoded by the coding sequence ATGAAAAATTTTATTATTTCACTCGCAATTATTGCAAGTTTTGCCAGTATAGCCGCCGCTTCAGAAGTCAAGATTACTGCATTGGACTTTTATCCGAGCGGTGCAAAATTTACATTCAATGCCGAAATTGATAATAACTCAAAATTTGAAGCGATTTTACCGGGAGCTTTTAAGGCCGATTCAGTGAGATTACTAAATCCCGAAGACGTTCACGGAAATATCAAAGTAGAGACTCGTTCACGCACAAAATGGATTCCTGACTCGCTCGCTGAATTAAATTCACGTTTTGAGGCTCAATCACGGACAATTGACGAACTCAACGCGAGAAAAGCAGCACTTGAGCAGACTCTAACACTCTTGAAAAATTCTTCACCTGAGACAGCACGCCCTGAAAAATTGTTAGAGTTTATCAGAGATGCGCAGGACTTGAGACTCGAAACAGAAAACGAGCTGGCAGCCCTGAAAATTACGCTCGAACAGGAAAAAGCAAAACTCACAGCACTACGCAGCGAATTAAATTCAAGATCTCCGGCAAATGAAAAAAGTTATCTCGTTATATCAGGCCAAGCAAATAAGCCCGTAAAATTTGAGGCCTTCACTAGTTCAGCGACATGGAGACCGAATTATATTTTGAATCTCAACAGCAACACCGGAGATATTGACGTGAAAATGTTTATACGAGCCTCGCAAAAAACTGGACTCGATTATAACGGGAGAATGACTCTTCACACTAAGACACCGGACGAAAGAATAATAATTCCTGAATTAAAGCCGCTCAAAGTAGCAATCAAGCCCAAAGAAGAAAATTTAGCAAGAGTCGGCAACGCAAGATTTTCACGCAATAACAGCCAGTATAAATCCGCAAATATGGACATGGCCGCGCCCATGATGATGATGGAAGACACGGAAATTGAACCGGAAATTATGCAAGCTCCGGCCGTGAAAGAGACTCTTTCAGATAGAATTATAAATATTCAGGGCTTAATGACAGGCGACGGGAAGGATTCAGAATTTGAAGTAATCCGCAGTGCCTTAATACTTGAGAGCGACCCCGTTATTCTGCTAATTCCCGAACAGAGAAATAACGCTTGGATCATTGCAGAAATGGACGACGACAACGAGCATTTAATCCCCGGTAATGCTGAACTCAGAGTCGACAACACTACGACCGGAAAAATTTTTATTGAAGAGTTCGGGCAGGGTCAAAAAAATATTCCCTTCGGCTACATAGATCAAATCACAGTCAAGAAAGAGGCTTTAATCACGAAAAAAGGAGTCTCATGGTTCAGCGGAGTATCTACAAACGGTTATAAGCTCGAAATCACCAACGGCACGAAAACCGAGAAGGAAATTATAATCAGAGACAGACTCCCAGTTCCTACAGACGAAAAAATTAAGCTCGATATTAAACGCATTGAGCCTAAGGAAGAAAAGAAAGACAATAATAATATACTTGAATGGGAGCTTAAAATCCCCGCCGGAGAGACTGCAAATATAATTGTAGATTACACATTGAGTTATCCTTCAGGAGAAGAGCTGCGTTATGGGACAAAATAG
- a CDS encoding LptF/LptG family permease, with product MRNSLLNKLILGACVGPFMFGILIFVLIFVAGDLLFQAARLIIEHGVAFSVVIRLFFYRMPEVVVMTIPMSSLLATLLGMSTLSGNSELIALKSLGISFKRILRPILLASILISIIALTLNETFVPFASLAADRLMKFEILKNQASAVQEKVFLREEENGKLKRVLYVDELDPDAGLMSGIMMHEFNDEGGLTATLNARRGTWQNSQWWIEDGRMYDVSKTGEVSLLLRFERQRLAIKLSPKQLQRSTRKPADMSARELWSYINQAQTITAGTDIAKLWVIFHLKLAVPWACVIMAVLGAGFGASRRGRSGGGVGFGISVVMVFAYYVVMSLCRALGESGNLPAIVAGWGPNIVFMALALFFAMRVDKV from the coding sequence ATGAGAAATAGCTTATTAAATAAATTAATTCTCGGAGCATGTGTCGGGCCGTTTATGTTCGGGATATTAATTTTTGTGCTTATATTTGTAGCAGGTGATTTATTATTTCAGGCAGCAAGACTCATAATTGAACACGGAGTCGCGTTCAGTGTAGTAATTCGCTTATTCTTTTACCGTATGCCTGAAGTCGTTGTAATGACAATTCCGATGTCTTCATTGCTTGCGACTTTGTTAGGAATGTCGACTCTCAGCGGGAACAGTGAATTAATTGCGCTTAAATCTCTAGGAATCTCATTCAAGAGAATTTTGCGGCCGATTTTGTTAGCGTCCATATTAATATCAATAATAGCATTGACTTTGAATGAAACTTTTGTGCCGTTTGCCTCGCTTGCTGCTGATAGACTCATGAAATTTGAGATACTCAAGAATCAGGCCTCAGCAGTTCAGGAAAAAGTTTTCTTGCGAGAAGAAGAGAACGGAAAATTAAAGCGGGTTCTATATGTTGACGAGTTAGACCCTGATGCGGGCTTAATGTCGGGTATCATGATGCATGAATTCAACGACGAGGGCGGACTGACTGCGACTCTAAACGCGAGGCGGGGGACTTGGCAGAATTCTCAATGGTGGATAGAAGACGGGCGAATGTATGACGTAAGCAAAACCGGTGAAGTGAGTTTATTATTACGATTCGAACGTCAAAGGCTCGCGATAAAATTATCACCTAAGCAGTTACAGCGCAGTACAAGAAAGCCTGCTGATATGAGCGCGCGTGAATTATGGAGCTATATAAATCAAGCTCAAACTATAACAGCCGGAACTGATATAGCAAAATTATGGGTAATATTTCACCTAAAATTAGCAGTCCCTTGGGCATGTGTAATAATGGCCGTGCTCGGTGCGGGATTCGGAGCTTCAAGGCGCGGGCGTTCAGGCGGGGGCGTGGGATTTGGTATAAGCGTTGTGATGGTATTCGCTTATTATGTCGTCATGTCCCTATGTCGTGCACTGGGCGAGTCCGGGAATCTTCCGGCGATTGTTGCAGGCTGGGGGCCGAATATAGTATTTATGGCACTTGCTCTATTTTTCGCAATGAGAGTTGACAAAGTATAA
- the fliE gene encoding flagellar hook-basal body complex protein FliE, producing MDSLLIDFSQVYGKNGTNEISRSVYNTRAALPNDTVTPQAPKLSFENMLSDSLKKVNQLQIQADKKIRDLSIGDTEDISDVVLATSRADTALRLVMEIRNKFLDAYQALSRITG from the coding sequence ATGGATAGTCTATTGATAGATTTTTCTCAAGTATACGGAAAGAACGGAACTAATGAAATATCAAGAAGTGTATATAATACCCGTGCTGCACTTCCTAATGATACAGTAACGCCGCAAGCTCCGAAGTTATCATTTGAAAATATGCTCTCGGACTCGCTCAAGAAAGTCAATCAATTACAAATACAAGCAGACAAGAAAATCAGGGATTTATCAATAGGCGACACTGAAGACATTTCGGATGTTGTGCTTGCCACGTCGCGGGCTGATACGGCATTAAGACTCGTCATGGAGATTCGCAATAAATTCCTTGACGCTTATCAGGCATTATCGAGAATAACGGGCTGA